From a single Lactococcus allomyrinae genomic region:
- a CDS encoding YbaK/EbsC family protein, translated as MRTFEEVDHLMAELNIPYDIVNHPESHSTEESDAYIAGHEGCRSKTLILANKKSTQFYMIIMDDAKRVEMDRLGEILGVKRLHFVSEERLEEMLGLSSGIVSLFGLVDTTFDNMHIYFDRQMLEEHKIQTFHPNDNTKTIFFPMEACFTILESQGYNYEIIEL; from the coding sequence ATGAGAACTTTTGAAGAAGTAGATCACTTGATGGCGGAACTTAATATTCCTTATGACATTGTCAATCATCCTGAGAGTCATTCTACAGAAGAATCAGATGCTTATATTGCTGGTCATGAAGGCTGCAGATCAAAAACATTGATTCTGGCGAATAAAAAATCAACACAGTTTTACATGATTATTATGGATGATGCAAAGCGTGTTGAGATGGATAGATTAGGCGAGATTTTGGGGGTGAAAAGACTTCATTTTGTATCTGAGGAACGTTTGGAAGAAATGCTCGGTTTAAGTTCGGGTATTGTTTCCCTATTTGGCTTGGTTGATACAACGTTTGATAATATGCATATCTATTTTGACCGTCAAATGCTTGAGGAACATAAAATACAAACTTTTCATCCAAATGATAATACCAAAACAATTTTCTTTCCTATGGAAGCTTGTTTTACTATCTTAGAGTCTCAAGGCTATAACTATGAAATAATAGAATTATAA